Proteins found in one Pontibacter sp. SGAir0037 genomic segment:
- a CDS encoding bifunctional aldolase/short-chain dehydrogenase, giving the protein MSEITANTTFKHVSYLWDEEEAAKLAGDEVGLLIYRSNLLGADLRLTNYGGGNTSCKAMAKDPLTGEETEVMWVKGSGGDLGTLKRSGLAALYVDKLRSLKNVYRGIEQEDEMVELFNHCIFDLSSKAPSIDTPLHGFLPFNHIDHLHPDAAIAIAAAKDGKKITEELFGGSIGWVDWQRPGFDLGLQLRQCLDENPGIRGIMLGSHGLFTWGDTAYESYMNTLEVIERCAEYLKENYGKKGPVFGGAKIQSLEAEGRKKQAAALAPILRGFCSIERHMVGHFTDDVRVLEFINSNDLERLAPMGTSCPDHFLRTKISPLVLDLKPDEDLSDVKAVKEKLSPAFEAYRQMYTTYYESCKHANSPAIRDTNPVIILYPGVGMFSFSKDKQTTRVASEFYINAINVMKGAEAVSEYTSLPRQEAFDIEYWLLEEAKLQRMPKPKALSGKIALITGSAGGIGKAIAKKFVEEGAVVVLNDMNEERLHGAGEEFKSQYGKDTYATAVLDVTKRDQIQEAFNVAALAFGGVDIVVNNAGLSISKSIAEHTDKDWDLLYDVLVKGQFMVTQAATEIMRKQDIGGDVLNIVSKNALVSGPNNAGYGSAKAAQLHLSRLNAAELGGDGIRVNVVNPDAVISDSNIWAGGWAEGRAKAYGITVEELPAFYAKRTLLGQIILPEDIANACFAFVGGLLHKSTGNMLNVDGGVAMAFAR; this is encoded by the coding sequence ATGTCAGAGATTACAGCAAACACAACGTTCAAGCATGTAAGCTACCTATGGGACGAAGAAGAAGCCGCTAAACTGGCCGGAGACGAAGTAGGGCTATTAATATACAGGTCTAACCTGCTGGGAGCTGACCTAAGGTTAACTAACTACGGAGGCGGTAACACCTCCTGCAAAGCAATGGCTAAAGATCCGCTCACAGGTGAGGAAACAGAAGTGATGTGGGTAAAGGGCTCGGGCGGTGACCTTGGTACTTTAAAACGTAGTGGTTTGGCAGCTTTGTATGTTGATAAGTTAAGAAGCCTGAAAAATGTATACAGAGGTATTGAGCAGGAAGACGAGATGGTGGAGCTGTTTAATCACTGTATCTTCGATCTTAGTTCTAAAGCGCCATCTATAGATACTCCATTGCATGGCTTCCTGCCCTTTAACCATATAGATCACTTGCACCCCGATGCCGCTATTGCTATTGCCGCTGCAAAAGATGGAAAAAAAATCACAGAAGAGTTGTTTGGCGGAAGTATCGGTTGGGTAGACTGGCAAAGACCGGGCTTCGACCTTGGCTTGCAGCTACGCCAGTGCCTGGATGAGAACCCGGGTATTCGTGGCATCATGCTTGGCTCTCATGGCCTTTTCACCTGGGGTGATACCGCCTACGAAAGCTATATGAATACGCTGGAGGTGATTGAGCGCTGTGCCGAATACCTTAAAGAGAACTATGGCAAGAAAGGTCCTGTGTTTGGTGGCGCTAAAATTCAGAGTTTAGAGGCAGAAGGTCGTAAAAAGCAGGCTGCTGCCCTTGCCCCAATTCTCAGAGGTTTCTGCTCCATTGAAAGACATATGGTAGGGCACTTTACTGACGATGTCCGTGTACTGGAGTTTATCAACTCCAATGACCTGGAAAGACTGGCACCAATGGGAACAAGCTGCCCTGACCATTTCCTGCGTACTAAAATTAGTCCGTTGGTATTGGACCTGAAGCCGGATGAAGATCTATCCGATGTAAAAGCAGTGAAAGAAAAGTTATCTCCTGCTTTTGAGGCCTATCGCCAGATGTACACTACGTATTACGAAAGCTGCAAACACGCCAACAGCCCTGCTATCCGCGATACCAATCCTGTTATCATATTATATCCGGGCGTAGGTATGTTTTCGTTTTCCAAGGATAAACAAACCACCCGCGTAGCTTCAGAATTCTATATCAATGCGATTAATGTCATGAAGGGAGCTGAAGCCGTTTCAGAGTATACCTCTCTTCCCCGCCAGGAAGCGTTCGATATTGAATACTGGTTGCTGGAGGAAGCAAAACTACAGCGCATGCCAAAGCCAAAAGCACTTTCTGGAAAAATAGCTCTCATAACAGGTAGTGCAGGTGGTATCGGTAAGGCTATTGCCAAAAAGTTTGTGGAAGAGGGTGCCGTAGTAGTACTCAACGACATGAATGAAGAGCGCCTACATGGAGCAGGGGAAGAATTTAAAAGTCAATATGGTAAAGACACCTATGCCACGGCAGTATTGGACGTAACAAAGCGCGATCAGATTCAGGAGGCATTCAATGTAGCAGCCCTGGCTTTCGGCGGAGTAGATATTGTTGTAAATAATGCCGGCCTCTCTATCTCAAAATCCATTGCGGAACATACCGATAAAGATTGGGATCTGCTCTACGATGTGCTGGTAAAAGGGCAGTTTATGGTAACACAGGCAGCTACAGAAATAATGCGCAAGCAGGATATAGGTGGTGATGTGCTGAACATCGTGAGTAAGAATGCCTTGGTTTCTGGTCCGAACAATGCGGGATATGGCTCAGCCAAAGCGGCACAGCTACACCTGAGTAGGCTGAATGCAGCCGAGTTGGGTGGAGATGGCATTAGAGTGAATGTTGTAAACCCGGACGCAGTGATCAGTGACAGCAACATCTGGGCCGGGGGCTGGGCCGAAGGCCGTGCCAAAGCTTATGGTATAACTGTAGAAGAACTGCCTGCATTTTATGCTAAGCGTACCTTACTCGGCCAAATCATTCTGCCTGAAGATATTGCCAATGCCTGTTTCGCTTTTGTAGGAGGCCTCCTGCATAAATCGACAGGGAATATGCTGAATGTAGACGGTGGTGTGGCAATGGCCTTTGCCCGCTAG
- a CDS encoding sugar isomerase, with amino-acid sequence MQIEKYKIDEFNHHLSKEHSSRYEFAAASVSNLDDVLQKLVDFQIAIPSWALGTGGTRFGRFSGGGEPGTLEEKIEDVGLLHSLNRSSGAISLHIPWDIPQNYQAIKSLAAQHGLKFDAVNSNTFQDQPDQQYSYKFGSMQHVDKAVRRQAVEHNIEVIRHGIELGSESLTVWLSDGSCFPGQLNFRKAFQNTLESLEEVYAAMPDNWKMYVEYKAFEPNFYSTTIGDWGQSLLMANKLGPKAYTLVDLGHHLPNANIEQIVALLLMEGKLGGFHFNDSKYSDDDLTTGSIKPYQLFLIFNELVAGMDARGMNHAKDLGWMIDAAHNVKDPLEDLLQSVEAIMLAYAQALLVDRTALAEAQQVNDVVRCQEILQDAFRTDVRPLVAEAQLRAGGAVRPLQLYRQLKVRENLIRERGLKTVASGL; translated from the coding sequence ATGCAAATCGAAAAATATAAAATAGATGAGTTTAATCACCATCTTTCTAAAGAGCACAGTAGCCGGTATGAGTTTGCTGCAGCCTCTGTCTCTAACTTGGATGATGTACTGCAAAAGCTGGTAGATTTTCAGATCGCTATCCCAAGTTGGGCTCTAGGTACAGGAGGTACCCGCTTTGGCCGTTTTTCTGGAGGTGGTGAGCCGGGAACACTCGAAGAGAAAATAGAAGACGTGGGACTGCTACACAGCTTAAACCGTTCCAGCGGTGCTATTTCTCTGCATATTCCGTGGGATATTCCGCAGAATTACCAGGCAATCAAATCCTTGGCTGCTCAGCACGGGCTTAAATTTGATGCTGTTAATTCAAATACTTTCCAGGATCAGCCAGACCAGCAGTACAGTTACAAATTTGGTTCTATGCAGCATGTTGATAAGGCGGTGCGCAGGCAGGCGGTGGAGCATAATATAGAAGTAATCCGGCATGGCATAGAGCTTGGGTCTGAATCTCTGACGGTATGGCTATCAGATGGTTCCTGTTTCCCGGGACAATTGAACTTCAGAAAAGCTTTCCAGAATACGCTGGAAAGCCTGGAGGAGGTGTATGCAGCCATGCCGGATAATTGGAAAATGTACGTGGAGTATAAGGCCTTTGAACCAAACTTTTACTCCACTACCATTGGCGACTGGGGCCAGTCGCTGCTAATGGCAAATAAGCTGGGGCCGAAAGCCTATACGTTGGTTGACCTCGGGCATCACCTGCCTAATGCTAATATTGAGCAGATTGTAGCACTGCTGCTGATGGAGGGGAAATTAGGAGGATTCCACTTCAACGACTCCAAGTACAGCGATGATGACCTGACAACCGGCAGCATCAAGCCCTATCAGCTTTTTCTGATATTTAATGAATTAGTAGCAGGTATGGATGCAAGAGGAATGAATCATGCCAAAGATTTGGGTTGGATGATAGATGCAGCTCATAATGTAAAAGACCCGCTGGAAGATCTATTACAGTCGGTGGAGGCTATTATGCTGGCTTATGCACAGGCTTTGCTCGTGGACAGAACAGCACTGGCAGAGGCGCAGCAGGTAAACGATGTAGTGCGATGCCAGGAAATTCTGCAGGATGCTTTCCGTACCGATGTGCGTCCGCTGGTGGCGGAAGCGCAGCTAAGAGCCGGTGGGGCAGTAAGGCCATTACAACTATACCGCCAGCTTAAAGTGAGAGAGAACCTGATTCGTGAACGTGGTTTAAAAACAGTAGCCTCTGGTTTATAG
- a CDS encoding FGGY-family carbohydrate kinase has protein sequence MQKIPVVAIFDVGKTNKKLFLLDEDYQIVYEKSARFKETVDEDGEPCESLENLRQSVFDCLQEVLRYQKYDIKAINFSAYGASLVYIDGEGKPLCALYSYLKAYPEQLQRQFYSTYGGEKRVSKETASPVLASLNSGLQIYRLKHERPELFKKVKFALHLPQYLSCLLSGQPFSDITSIGCHTSLWNFDTETYHTWVEQEGVLEKLAPLVSSDTVVPASFLGKKYAVGVGLHDSSAALIPYLVSFHEPFALISTGTWCITLNPFNTIPLTESELEQDCLCYMHYRAKSVKASRFFGGYLHEQEVKRIAAYFNQEEGFYKSVAFNPEILDQLQSEYEQKPETIRGLSLATSFAQKDLAAFSSAEEAYHQLMYGLVKQQVESTQLVVAGTSVQRIFVDGGFSKNAIYMNLLAHFYPEKEIFAASMAQATALGTALAIHSHWNTKPLPNDLIELKYYAVTHDAKL, from the coding sequence ATGCAAAAGATACCGGTTGTCGCTATTTTTGATGTAGGGAAAACAAACAAAAAGCTGTTTCTCCTTGATGAGGACTATCAAATTGTGTATGAGAAATCGGCACGTTTTAAAGAGACAGTGGATGAGGATGGAGAACCCTGTGAAAGCCTGGAGAACCTGAGGCAATCTGTTTTTGATTGCTTGCAGGAAGTGTTAAGGTATCAGAAATACGACATAAAGGCTATCAACTTCTCTGCCTATGGGGCCAGTCTGGTGTATATTGACGGGGAGGGCAAACCACTTTGTGCTCTTTACAGTTACCTGAAGGCTTATCCGGAACAGCTGCAGAGGCAGTTCTATAGTACTTATGGTGGTGAGAAGAGGGTATCTAAAGAAACTGCCTCGCCTGTTTTAGCCAGCCTGAATTCAGGTTTGCAGATATACCGCCTGAAGCACGAAAGGCCGGAGCTATTCAAAAAAGTGAAGTTTGCGCTGCACCTGCCGCAGTACCTGAGTTGCCTGCTTTCGGGCCAGCCATTTTCTGATATTACCAGCATTGGTTGCCATACCAGTCTCTGGAATTTCGATACAGAAACTTACCATACCTGGGTTGAACAGGAGGGCGTGCTGGAAAAGCTGGCCCCGCTTGTCTCTTCTGATACGGTAGTGCCTGCTTCTTTCCTGGGTAAAAAGTATGCTGTGGGCGTAGGCCTGCATGATAGTTCAGCTGCGCTTATCCCGTATCTCGTGAGTTTTCATGAGCCCTTTGCCCTTATCTCTACCGGTACCTGGTGCATTACCCTAAATCCTTTTAATACCATACCTCTTACCGAAAGCGAGCTGGAGCAGGATTGTCTTTGCTACATGCATTATAGAGCCAAATCTGTAAAAGCCTCCAGGTTTTTTGGAGGCTATCTGCATGAGCAAGAGGTAAAGCGGATTGCTGCGTATTTTAACCAAGAAGAAGGCTTCTACAAATCTGTTGCCTTCAATCCTGAAATTTTAGATCAGCTTCAGTCGGAGTATGAGCAGAAGCCTGAAACAATACGGGGCTTATCATTAGCTACTTCTTTTGCACAAAAGGATCTTGCTGCTTTTAGCTCTGCAGAGGAAGCATATCACCAGTTAATGTATGGCCTGGTAAAGCAGCAGGTTGAGTCCACACAATTGGTCGTGGCCGGTACATCTGTGCAGCGAATTTTTGTAGACGGCGGATTCAGTAAGAATGCAATTTATATGAACCTGCTGGCACATTTCTACCCGGAGAAGGAGATCTTTGCTGCCTCTATGGCCCAGGCTACCGCACTGGGTACGGCATTGGCTATCCATAGCCACTGGAACACAAAGCCATTGCCGAACGACTTAATAGAATTAAAATATTATGCTGTAACGCATGATGCCAAACTATGA
- a CDS encoding (Fe-S)-binding protein: MRIGLFIPCYVDQFYPRAAVATLELLEKLGVEVVYPLRQTCCGQPMANSGYEHLTKESNELFIQNFKEFDYIVAPSGSCVLHLKDHLHSDKHPADAAAIRGKVYELIEFLTDVLQVEKLEASFPHKVGLHQSCHGQRGLKLSQMSEVVAPAFSKPEQFLNMVQGLELIPLTRQDECCGFGGTFCVAEEAVSVKMGKDRVADHLQHEAAYITGADMSCLMHMEGILRRQKSNVKVLHIAEILNAQEL; encoded by the coding sequence ATGAGAATAGGTCTTTTTATACCTTGTTACGTTGATCAGTTTTATCCAAGAGCTGCTGTTGCTACCCTTGAGCTGTTGGAGAAGTTAGGTGTAGAAGTAGTATACCCGCTCAGGCAAACCTGCTGTGGCCAACCTATGGCCAACTCAGGGTACGAACATCTCACCAAAGAAAGCAACGAACTGTTTATCCAGAACTTTAAGGAATTCGATTACATAGTAGCCCCTTCGGGAAGTTGTGTACTTCATTTGAAGGATCACCTGCATTCTGATAAACACCCTGCTGATGCAGCCGCTATTCGAGGGAAAGTGTATGAATTAATAGAATTCCTGACGGATGTTCTGCAAGTAGAAAAGCTAGAGGCAAGTTTTCCGCACAAGGTAGGGCTGCACCAGAGCTGCCATGGGCAAAGAGGACTAAAACTTTCGCAGATGTCAGAAGTTGTGGCACCAGCTTTTTCAAAACCTGAACAATTCCTCAACATGGTGCAGGGACTGGAACTGATTCCGCTTACCCGCCAGGATGAATGCTGTGGCTTTGGTGGTACGTTTTGTGTGGCCGAGGAAGCAGTATCTGTTAAAATGGGAAAAGACCGTGTGGCCGATCATCTGCAGCATGAGGCTGCCTATATCACCGGGGCCGACATGAGCTGCCTGATGCACATGGAAGGAATTCTGCGCAGGCAGAAAAGTAATGTGAAGGTGCTGCATATAGCTGAAATATTAAACGCACAGGAGCTATGA
- a CDS encoding lactate utilization protein B, with translation MKEVKDHATLAEQFNIDEPRVNWHDETLWFVRQKRDRAAHAIPDWELLRETASGIKQHVLSNLHDYLEQFEANAKANGITVHWAADAVEHNQIVLSILQQHGVNRMVKSKSMLTEECHLNDYLEQHGVEVIDSDLGERIVQLAKEPPSHIVLPCIHKKKEEIGEIFHEHLGSPAGMADPQVLTETARHHLREVFITRRAALTGVNFAVAETGEFIVCTNEGNADMGTHLADVHIACMGIEKLIPKREHLGVFLRLLARSATGQPITTYSSHFRKPRPGHEIHMVLVDNGRSTQLGREDFRNSLKCIRCGACMNTCPVYRRSGGHSYHNAVAGPIGAILAPNLDMHKNADLPFASTLCGSCSNVCPVKIDIHDQLYKWRQVIVKEGYADKKKGMGMKLMTQTFASPAAFQSAGKAGRWLLKNAPFTVNNQLNPWYKQREMPVPPKESFGEWYRKNRKKNEQ, from the coding sequence ATGAAAGAGGTAAAAGATCATGCTACGTTAGCGGAACAGTTTAATATAGATGAGCCGAGGGTTAACTGGCATGATGAAACACTCTGGTTTGTCAGGCAGAAGCGTGATAGAGCTGCTCATGCCATACCAGATTGGGAGTTGCTGCGTGAAACTGCATCAGGAATAAAACAGCATGTTCTCTCCAACCTGCACGATTACCTGGAGCAGTTTGAAGCGAATGCCAAAGCAAATGGCATTACCGTACATTGGGCTGCTGATGCAGTGGAGCATAATCAGATCGTCCTTTCTATACTTCAACAGCATGGTGTGAACCGTATGGTGAAAAGCAAATCGATGCTTACCGAGGAATGCCACCTGAACGACTACCTGGAGCAACACGGGGTAGAGGTGATTGATTCTGATCTGGGTGAACGTATTGTGCAGCTGGCAAAGGAGCCTCCTAGCCATATTGTACTTCCCTGTATTCATAAAAAGAAAGAAGAGATAGGAGAGATATTTCATGAGCACCTGGGATCACCGGCAGGTATGGCAGATCCGCAGGTATTGACAGAGACAGCCCGCCATCATTTGCGCGAAGTGTTTATAACACGACGTGCAGCACTTACAGGCGTCAATTTTGCTGTGGCAGAAACAGGAGAATTTATAGTATGTACAAACGAAGGGAATGCTGATATGGGGACTCATCTGGCTGATGTACACATTGCCTGTATGGGCATCGAAAAGCTGATTCCGAAACGGGAGCATCTAGGGGTGTTTCTTCGGTTATTGGCTCGCAGTGCTACAGGCCAGCCTATTACCACGTATTCGAGCCATTTTAGAAAGCCGAGACCAGGGCATGAGATACATATGGTATTGGTAGATAATGGCCGTAGCACCCAGCTTGGCAGAGAAGATTTTAGGAACTCGCTGAAATGCATTCGGTGTGGTGCCTGTATGAATACATGCCCCGTGTACAGGAGAAGTGGCGGGCATAGCTACCACAATGCTGTGGCTGGACCTATAGGTGCCATTCTGGCTCCTAATCTGGATATGCACAAGAATGCTGACCTGCCTTTTGCCTCAACGCTGTGCGGTTCCTGCTCCAATGTTTGCCCGGTAAAGATAGATATACATGATCAGTTGTATAAATGGCGACAGGTAATTGTAAAAGAAGGCTATGCCGATAAAAAGAAAGGCATGGGCATGAAACTGATGACACAGACTTTTGCCTCGCCTGCTGCTTTCCAGTCTGCAGGTAAAGCTGGCCGGTGGCTCCTGAAGAATGCACCCTTCACGGTTAACAACCAGCTGAACCCCTGGTACAAGCAGCGCGAAATGCCAGTACCGCCAAAAGAATCTTTTGGCGAATGGTACCGGAAAAACAGAAAGAAAAATGAACAGTAG
- a CDS encoding LUD domain-containing protein, protein MNSRDRILAAVARNQPALVAMPEIPTFLSEAVDLAKKFSTVAVGIGSKVFEVESLEEIKEILRQEYKDARRVVSSYSRFLDFAEVALPFDIDPHTLENIDLAILQAHFGVAENSALWITEDQLPQRVLPFICQHLALIVPRQEIVPLMHNAYNKIGNANYSFGTFIAGPSKTADIEQSLVLGAHGPRTLTIFIINEDLKEREM, encoded by the coding sequence ATGAACAGTAGAGACAGAATTCTAGCAGCCGTAGCCAGGAATCAGCCTGCACTTGTTGCAATGCCTGAAATTCCGACATTTTTATCGGAAGCTGTAGATTTGGCTAAAAAGTTTTCTACAGTGGCTGTAGGCATAGGCAGTAAGGTTTTTGAGGTGGAAAGCCTGGAGGAGATAAAGGAAATTTTACGACAGGAGTATAAAGATGCCCGGCGAGTAGTTTCCAGTTATTCCCGGTTTTTAGATTTTGCTGAAGTTGCTCTGCCATTTGATATAGATCCGCATACTTTAGAAAATATAGACTTGGCTATTCTGCAGGCGCATTTTGGTGTAGCCGAGAATAGTGCCTTATGGATAACAGAAGATCAACTGCCCCAAAGAGTATTGCCTTTTATTTGCCAGCATCTGGCGCTGATTGTTCCGAGACAGGAAATTGTGCCACTTATGCACAATGCTTATAATAAGATCGGGAATGCCAACTATAGCTTCGGTACCTTTATAGCGGGCCCTTCCAAAACAGCTGATATAGAGCAATCGCTGGTGCTTGGGGCACATGGACCGAGGACGCTTACCATTTTTATTATAAATGAGGACCTGAAAGAAAGAGAAATGTAG
- the trpS gene encoding tryptophan--tRNA ligase, translated as MARYLTGIQSTGRPHLGNLLGAIIPAIELSKSSDEEALFFIADLHSLTTIRDAELLRHNTYSVAAAWLAFGFDTDKHVFYRQSDVPMVTELTWYLNCFAPFPMLANAHSFKDKSSRRGLSDVNAGLFTYPVLMAADILMYDANIVPVGKDQVQHLEITRDIASSFNHHFGETFVLPEAKIDETVMTVPGTNGEKMSKSYGNIIDIFLPDKQLRKAIMSIVTDSTALEEPKDPDTDTTFKLYSLLATTEETAAMRQNYLNGGYGYGHAKQALYELVLRKYAKERELFNYYMENLPEIDKRLLEGAAKAKAIAAPVLQRVRQKIGY; from the coding sequence ATGGCACGCTACCTTACCGGCATCCAGAGTACAGGCAGACCTCATTTAGGAAACCTGCTGGGAGCTATTATACCTGCAATTGAGCTTTCGAAATCTTCAGATGAGGAGGCTTTATTTTTTATTGCTGATTTACACTCACTTACGACCATACGCGATGCAGAACTGCTTCGCCACAATACTTATTCTGTTGCCGCTGCCTGGCTTGCCTTCGGCTTTGATACCGATAAGCACGTATTTTACCGCCAGTCCGATGTGCCTATGGTTACAGAGCTTACCTGGTACCTGAACTGCTTTGCTCCGTTTCCGATGTTAGCGAATGCGCATTCTTTTAAAGATAAATCGAGCCGCAGGGGCTTATCGGATGTTAACGCCGGTTTATTTACTTACCCGGTATTGATGGCCGCCGATATCCTGATGTACGATGCCAACATTGTACCCGTAGGCAAAGACCAGGTGCAGCACCTCGAAATTACACGGGATATTGCCAGCTCGTTTAACCACCACTTCGGGGAAACCTTTGTTTTGCCGGAAGCCAAAATAGATGAAACCGTGATGACTGTACCGGGTACAAACGGCGAAAAAATGAGCAAGTCTTACGGCAACATTATCGACATATTTTTGCCAGACAAGCAGCTACGTAAAGCTATTATGAGCATTGTAACCGATAGCACTGCCCTGGAAGAACCTAAAGACCCGGATACAGACACTACTTTTAAGCTTTACAGTCTGTTGGCTACTACTGAAGAGACAGCTGCAATGCGCCAAAACTACCTGAATGGCGGTTATGGCTACGGACATGCCAAGCAGGCGCTTTACGAGCTGGTTCTCCGCAAGTATGCCAAAGAAAGAGAGCTGTTTAACTATTACATGGAGAATTTACCGGAAATAGATAAAAGACTTCTAGAGGGAGCAGCCAAAGCCAAAGCTATTGCTGCTCCGGTTCTGCAAAGGGTAAGGCAGAAGATTGGATATTAA
- a CDS encoding DMT family transporter: MFRGILLVFLGACSFGILSTFVKLAYKEGFSLGEVTGSQVFFGAVVLWSVVLLRQVVRKAPKKVKAKDALKLVAMGTSTGLVSLLYYKCVQTVPASIAILLLMQFTWMSLVLESIRKKKLPSAIQLLTVLFILAGTVLAGRVFSAGAEDYDLAGIVYGLLAGFSYALFLLINNAAGNHLHPTTKSALLLTGACVLIFSVFPPVFLTSGALANGLFKWGILLSLFGTVIPPLFFAYGIPHTGLGLGAILSAAELPVAVLMSSIILQEQVSLLQWTGVAVILTAIVVSNYYTMLRNKTALQHREA, from the coding sequence ATGTTCAGGGGAATTTTATTGGTTTTTCTCGGAGCTTGTAGCTTCGGTATACTTTCAACGTTTGTAAAATTAGCCTATAAAGAAGGCTTTAGCTTGGGAGAAGTAACAGGCTCGCAGGTATTTTTCGGAGCAGTTGTTCTATGGTCAGTTGTATTGCTTCGGCAGGTTGTGCGTAAAGCACCTAAAAAGGTTAAGGCTAAAGACGCACTTAAATTAGTGGCTATGGGCACCAGTACGGGCCTGGTAAGCCTTCTGTACTATAAATGTGTGCAAACCGTTCCGGCTTCCATTGCAATACTGTTGCTTATGCAGTTTACATGGATGAGCCTTGTACTGGAGTCTATTCGGAAAAAGAAACTTCCGTCTGCCATACAGTTGCTTACCGTGTTATTCATTTTAGCAGGCACCGTGCTGGCGGGGCGTGTTTTCTCTGCGGGAGCAGAGGATTATGACCTTGCAGGTATCGTGTATGGCTTGCTGGCCGGTTTTAGCTATGCGCTTTTTCTCCTGATCAACAATGCAGCTGGTAATCACCTGCATCCGACAACCAAAAGTGCGCTCTTATTAACGGGTGCCTGTGTGCTTATCTTCTCTGTTTTTCCTCCTGTGTTTCTAACAAGTGGGGCACTGGCAAACGGGCTGTTTAAGTGGGGCATTTTATTATCGCTATTTGGCACTGTTATACCACCCCTGTTTTTTGCTTATGGTATTCCCCACACAGGGCTTGGTTTAGGAGCCATTTTAAGTGCTGCCGAGCTTCCGGTGGCTGTGCTTATGTCCAGTATTATTTTACAGGAACAGGTATCACTTCTGCAATGGACTGGCGTTGCTGTTATTTTAACTGCTATTGTGGTTTCGAACTACTATACTATGCTCAGAAATAAAACAGCGTTGCAGCACCGTGAAGCTTAA
- a CDS encoding queuosine precursor transporter: MASISEKEKKRTHLFLVLSGIFIANALLAELIGVKIFSGEAVFGLPGAHIPIFGSELDFNLSAGVMIWPVVFITTDIINEYFGKEGVKKVSILTVLLILYAFLVITVVTGLPPAQFWLEVNSTDSQGNAFNIDFAFNSIYRQGLGIIIGSVIAFIVSQFLDATVFHWLRRFTGSKKIWLRATGSTLVSQLIDSFVVLFIAFYFFGNWSLTQVFSVAALNYMYKFFVAVALTPILYVAHYLIDSYLGHKETTELIEEAAVESK, encoded by the coding sequence ATGGCTTCTATTTCAGAAAAAGAAAAAAAGCGCACGCACCTCTTCCTGGTGCTCAGTGGCATATTTATAGCAAATGCCTTACTGGCAGAACTAATAGGGGTAAAGATTTTTTCAGGTGAGGCCGTATTTGGGTTACCCGGTGCACATATTCCTATCTTTGGCTCTGAGCTGGACTTTAACTTATCGGCTGGCGTGATGATCTGGCCTGTAGTATTTATTACCACAGATATTATTAATGAATACTTTGGAAAAGAGGGTGTAAAAAAGGTAAGTATCCTAACAGTGCTGCTTATTTTATATGCCTTTTTAGTGATTACGGTTGTAACCGGCTTACCTCCTGCTCAGTTCTGGCTGGAGGTAAACAGCACCGATAGCCAGGGAAATGCCTTTAATATCGACTTTGCTTTTAACAGCATTTACAGGCAAGGCCTGGGAATCATTATTGGCTCTGTTATCGCTTTTATTGTTTCTCAGTTTCTGGATGCTACGGTTTTTCATTGGCTGCGGCGTTTTACGGGCAGCAAGAAGATATGGCTACGGGCAACTGGTTCTACCTTGGTGTCGCAACTGATCGATAGCTTTGTCGTGCTCTTTATCGCCTTCTACTTTTTTGGAAACTGGAGCCTGACGCAGGTATTTTCTGTAGCAGCCTTAAATTATATGTACAAATTTTTTGTGGCTGTAGCTTTAACTCCAATTTTATATGTGGCACATTACCTCATAGATAGCTACCTGGGCCATAAAGAAACAACAGAACTTATAGAAGAGGCAGCCGTCGAAAGCAAGTAG